TCGGCTTTGACAGTCTCTATGACCAGCTCCTCGCCGGCCGCTTCGACGCCATCATCTCCGCCCTGCCGGTGGATTACACCTGGACGGAGGACGTGCGCTACTCCGAGCCGTACTTCCAGGCCGGCCTGGTGCTCGTCACCACCTGGACGCTGGCTTCCACCATCCAGCGCCCCGAGGACCTGGTCGGCCGGCGCGCGGCGGTGGAATGGGGATCGGAAGGGGATGCCTTCATCCGCCGGCTGGAGCGGGAGCATGGACAGGTGGAGGTGCTGGCCATGGAGTCGCCGGTGGAGGCCCTGGAAGCGGTGCGCGCCGGCGAGGCGGATGCCTGCCTGGTGGACGCCGTCTCCGCCTATCAGGCAATAGGCGGAGATGATGCCCTGACCATCGTCGGGGCACCGCTGACCGAGGCAAGCTATGCCATCGCGGTGCGCCGCAACAGCCCTGTGCTGGCGCGGCAGATCAACACAGCGCTGGCCCGCCTGCGGGAGGCCGGCTTCCTGGACGAGCTCATCCGCAAATGGATGATGACGCAGTGAGCTAGGGGCTGGCCGGCTGAAGGACGACGAAGA
This DNA window, taken from Anaerolineae bacterium, encodes the following:
- a CDS encoding amino acid ABC transporter substrate-binding protein, whose translation is MPGLASRRVRDAAHHRRWVAGAALALAALIFLLWAVLAQGGPLSRDRTWERIRAEGVLRVGMDASFPPFETIDPETEAIYGFDVDLANALAEELGVRVEFLNIGFDSLYDQLLAGRFDAIISALPVDYTWTEDVRYSEPYFQAGLVLVTTWTLASTIQRPEDLVGRRAAVEWGSEGDAFIRRLEREHGQVEVLAMESPVEALEAVRAGEADACLVDAVSAYQAIGGDDALTIVGAPLTEASYAIAVRRNSPVLARQINTALARLREAGFLDELIRKWMMTQ